A portion of the Elephas maximus indicus isolate mEleMax1 chromosome 13, mEleMax1 primary haplotype, whole genome shotgun sequence genome contains these proteins:
- the LIPC gene encoding hepatic triacylglycerol lipase, whose amino-acid sequence MGLSVGIKRPVAHYDFYPNGGSSQPGCHFLELYKHFAKHGLNAITQTIKCAHERSVHLFIDSLLHGSLQSTAYLCSDMGSFSQGLCLSCQKGRCNTLGYHVRQKPQSKSRSLYLVTRAQSPFKVYHYQFKIQFINQMEKPVEPTFTMWLLGAKEEMQKIPITLGGGITSNKTYSFLITLDVDIGELIMIKFKQENSAIWANVWNTVQTIIPWGTEPHYSGLLLKTIKVKAGETQQRMTFCSENTQDLLLHPAQEKIFVRCEVNSKKRKQKIR is encoded by the exons ATGGGCCTGAGCGTGGGCATCAAAAGGCCAGTGGCCCACTATGACTTCTACCCCAATGGAGGCTCCTCCCAGCCTGGCTGCCACTTCCTGGAGCTCTACAAACACTTCGCCAAGCATGGCTTAAATG CCATCACCCAGACTATCAAGTGTGCCCACGAGCGATCCGTGCACCTCTTCATCGACTCCTTGCTACACGGCAGCCTGCAGAGCACAGCCTACCTGTGTAGCGACATGGGCAGCTTCAGCCAGGGCCTGTGCCTGAGCTGCCAGAAGGGCCGCTGCAACACGCTGGGCTACCATGTCCGCCAGAAGCCACAGAGCAAGAGCAGAAGCCTCTACCTGGTGACTCGAGCCCAATCCCCATTCAAAG ttTATCACTACCAGTTCAAGATCCAGTTCATCAACCAAATGGAGAAGCCAGTAGAACCCACTTTCACCATGTGGCTTCTCGGAGCCAAGGAGGAAATGCAGAAAATCCCCATCACCCT GGGCGGAGGAATTACAAGTAATAAAACCTACTCCTTTCTAATCACTCTGGATGTTGATATCGGCGAACTGATCATGATCAAGTTCAAGCAGGAAAACAGCGCCATATGGGCCAACGTCTGGAACACAGTCCAAACCATCATCCCATGGGGCACAGAGCCCCACTACTCAGGTCTCCTTCTGAAGACCATCAAAGTCAAAGCAGGAGAAACCCAGCAAAG aatGACATTTTGCTCAGAAAACACGCAGGATCTACTACTTCACCCAGcccaggagaaaatctttgtgagaTGTGAAGTCAACTCTAAAAAACGGAAGCAAAAGATCAGATGA